A genomic stretch from Lathyrus oleraceus cultivar Zhongwan6 chromosome 2, CAAS_Psat_ZW6_1.0, whole genome shotgun sequence includes:
- the LOC127120263 gene encoding cation/H(+) antiporter 15, whose amino-acid sequence MNLDTILHVKKKGATIAICGIVFPMVMGPALYTLHRKVYADGDGALLEETTMNAYVLWTLVLTVTGFPVIAHTLTELKLLYTGLGKAALTASMISDTYAWILFTLFVPFSINGAMAIYSVLSTMLFAIICIFVVRPIVVKVIDRKMERDEWDEGQLLYVIMGLFLCAHITDVLGTHDIVGAFIFGLILPHGKFADMVASYTDDFGSAMLAPLFFSGSGMRLMVKAIFYQPNWPYTLLVILLLCVPKILSTLCATFFFGMHAKDGFALGMLLNTKGAIALIMLNTAWDRSILSIPSYAVLTSAVLLMTVVVSPAINAIYKPRKRFEQNKLKTIQKLRLDAELRVLACVHNNRQATGIISLIETFNATRLSPIHVFALYLVELTGRTATVVAAHMEKLNSQPGAQNLTRTQIELENIKNTFEAFGDAYDAIRVQTLNVVSTYATVHEDIYNSANEKRTSLIILPFHKQLNSEGALETTHVSYRDINLNVMQSAPCSVGIYVDRDLGSLPKMNFRILMIFVGGPDDREALAVAWRMAGHPGTRLSVVRMLLFDEAAEVDTSSHAEAQGILFVVMDSEKQRELDDECVNSFRLTAVNNDDSITYSEVDVHSGEDIPAALDELEKFGCDLYIVGQGNRRNSRVFSSLLDWSDCPELGVIGDILASQNFGSGSCVLVVQQYGYGGMVLGKQSNNVTCDGFKSLVVKTE is encoded by the exons ATGAACTTGGATACTATTTTACATGTTAAGAAGAAAGGTGCAACCATTGCGATTTGCGGGATCGTCTTTCCAATGGTGATGGGACCGGCTTTATACACTCTACATCGAAAGGTTTATGCCGATGGTGATGGAGCATTACTTGAAGAAACTACAATGAATGCTTATGTATTATGGACTTTAGTTCTTACTGTCACTGGTTTTCCTGTTATAGCTCATACCCTTACTGAGTTGAAGCTTCTTTATACTGGTCTTGGTAAGGCTGCATTAACAGCATCTATGATCAGTGACACATATGCTTGGATTTTATTCACATTATTTGTTCCATTTTCGATCAATGGTGCAATGGCAATATATTCAGTGTTAAGCACCATGTTATTTGCTATCATTTGCATCTTTGTGGTGCGTCCGATCGTTGTAAAAGTCATTGATCGCAAGATGGAAAGGGATGAATGGGATGAGGGACAATTGCTCTATGTGATTATGGGGCTTTTTCTTTGTGCACACATAACAGATGTTCTTGGCACACATGACATTGTTGGGGCTTTTATTTTTGGGTTGATTTTACCTCATGGTAAATTTGCTGACATGGTAGCCTCATACACTGACGATTTTGGCAGCGCAATGTTGGCGCCACTGTTCTTTAGTGGCAGTGGAATGAGACTCATGGTGAAAGCCATCTTCTACCAGCCAAATTGGCCCTATACACTTCTGGTTATATTATTGTTGTGTGTTCCAAAGATTTTAAGCACTTTGTGTGCCACATTCTTTTTTGGCATGCATGCTAAAGATGGTTTTGCTCTAGGAATGCTTCTCAATACAAAGGGTGCCATTGCATTGATAATGCTCAACACTGCTTGGGATAGATCA ATTCTTTCTATACCAAGCTATGCTGTTTTAACCTCTGCAGTCCTTTTAATGACTGTAGTGGTGTCTCCCGCAATCAATGCCATATACAAGCCTAGAAAGAGATTCGAGCAGAACAAGCTAAAGACTATACAAAAGCTAAGGCTTGATGCAGAGCTCAGGGTCCTAGCATGTGTTCACAATAATCGCCAGGCCACAGGCATTATCAGCCTCATTGAAACTTTCAATGCCACTAGACTTTCACCTATACATGTTTTTGCACTTTACCTGGTTGAACTCACAGGACGTACGGCTACGGTTGTTGCTGCTCATATGGAGAAGCTTAATAGCCAACCTGGAGCACAAAATCTTACAAGAACCCAGATAGAGCTAGAAAACATTAAGAATACCTTTGAAGCATTTGGAGATGCATATGATGCTATCAGGGTTCAAACCTTAAATGTTGTGTCAACCTATGCAACCGTTCACGAGGAcatatacaactcggctaatgAAAAGCGCACAAGCTTGATTATCCTTCCATTCCACAAACAACTAAATTCAGAAGGTGCACTTGAAACAACCCATGTATCTTACAGAGATATAAACCTGAATGTGATGCAAAGTGCACCTTGCTCTGTGGGAATCTATGTTGACCGTGATCTTGGGTCATTACCGAAAATGAACTTTCGTATTCTTATGATTTTTGTTGGAGGTCCTGACGACCGGGAGGCGTTAGCTGTTGCATGGAGGATGGCGGGGCACCCAGGAACCCGATTATCAGTGGTTCGGATGCTCCTGTTTGATGAAGCTGCAGAAGTAGACACCTCAAGTCATGCTGAAGCACAAGGGATACTATTTGTTGTAATGGATAGTGAGAAGCAGAGAGAGTTAGATGATGAGTGTGTGAATTCATTTAGACTAACGGCGGTAAATAACGATGATTCTATAACCTATTCAGAGGTTGATGTCCATTCAGGTGAAGATATTCCCGCAGCCCTCGATGAGCTAGAGAAATTTGGTTGTGATTTATACATAGTTGGACAAGGAAATCGTAGGAACTCTCGGGTCTTTTCAAGTTTACTGGACTGGTCCGACTGTCCAGAACTTGGAGTTATAGGAGATATTTTGGCATCACAAAATTTTGGTTCAGGCTCATGTGTGTTAGTTGTGCAACAATATGGGTATGGAGGAATGGTTTTGGGAAAGCAATCCAACAATGTGACTTGCGATGGTTTTAAGTCACTTGTCGTGAAGACAGAATAA
- the LOC127120262 gene encoding pterin-4-alpha-carbinolamine dehydratase 2, mitochondrial isoform X1, whose amino-acid sequence MFRLNAMNRVLLNLRHPLLPLSATLPSTRLIHPNMHHNNQLSSFSTSTQASNDLDLSTKTCVPCNSKEMKPMTEDAAHSLIPQVSEWNLVNEGGSLKLTRSWKVKSFNKGLEFFRVIADLAEAQGHHPDLHLVGWNNVTIEIWTHSVGGLTENDFILAAKINELNVHGLLRKKASD is encoded by the exons ATGTTCAGGTTGAATGCGATGAACAGAGTCCTCCTCAACCTTCGCCACCCTCTACTTCCTCTCTCCGCCACACTTCCATCAACACG ATTAATCCATCCCAACATGCATCACAACAATCAACTTTCATCATTTTCCACTTCCACCCAAGCTTCCAACG aTTTAGATCTATCCACGAAAACATGCGTTCCGTGCAATTCCAAGGAAATGAAACCTATGACAGAAGATGCAGCGCATTCTCTCATTCCACAG GTTTCCGAGTGGAATTTGGTAAATGAAGGCGGTTCTTTGAAACTGACTAGGTCATGGAAAGTTAAATCTTTTAACAAAGGATTGGAATTTTTCAGAGTTATAGCTGATCTTGCTGAAGCTCAAG GTCATCATCCTGATCTTCACCTTGTTGGATGGAATAATGTTACTATAGAGATTTGGACTCATTCCGTTG GTGGGCTGACAGAGAATGATTTCATACTTGCTGCTAAGATCAATGAGCTCAATGTTCACGGCTTACTAAGAAAGAAAGCTTCTGACTga
- the LOC127120262 gene encoding pterin-4-alpha-carbinolamine dehydratase 2, mitochondrial isoform X2, whose product MFRLNAMNRVLLNLRHPLLPLSATLPSTRLIHPNMHHNNQLSSFSTSTQASNDLSTKTCVPCNSKEMKPMTEDAAHSLIPQVSEWNLVNEGGSLKLTRSWKVKSFNKGLEFFRVIADLAEAQGHHPDLHLVGWNNVTIEIWTHSVGGLTENDFILAAKINELNVHGLLRKKASD is encoded by the exons ATGTTCAGGTTGAATGCGATGAACAGAGTCCTCCTCAACCTTCGCCACCCTCTACTTCCTCTCTCCGCCACACTTCCATCAACACG ATTAATCCATCCCAACATGCATCACAACAATCAACTTTCATCATTTTCCACTTCCACCCAAGCTTCCAACG ATCTATCCACGAAAACATGCGTTCCGTGCAATTCCAAGGAAATGAAACCTATGACAGAAGATGCAGCGCATTCTCTCATTCCACAG GTTTCCGAGTGGAATTTGGTAAATGAAGGCGGTTCTTTGAAACTGACTAGGTCATGGAAAGTTAAATCTTTTAACAAAGGATTGGAATTTTTCAGAGTTATAGCTGATCTTGCTGAAGCTCAAG GTCATCATCCTGATCTTCACCTTGTTGGATGGAATAATGTTACTATAGAGATTTGGACTCATTCCGTTG GTGGGCTGACAGAGAATGATTTCATACTTGCTGCTAAGATCAATGAGCTCAATGTTCACGGCTTACTAAGAAAGAAAGCTTCTGACTga